From the genome of Alicyclobacillus sp. SO9:
GGCCGTCTGGTACAGGTTTACATCAGTTGTGATAAAATTCTCCATAATGGGAATAGGGCAAGATTCACATATAAAAGATAGATAGACAGACGTATTGGAGATTTTAAAGGTGGACTTGCTGATTCCTGAAGAGAACTTATTGTCTTACGTGTTGGATGCGATGGCGGAGGCTGTGGTCGTTGTAGACCCAAATCTTCGGATTAACTATGTAAACAATGCTGCGAGATGTATTATGGAAAGCTTTGCGAGGACAGCGGGATCGCCGGTGGGTACAGACTTTAATGCTTATTTTGGCTTGTCATCGACAAATGACACTGCCGGTGCCATCGAGGACGTTTTGCAAACCGGGGTGAGGAAAAACGGTGTTCTTAGAAAACTTCCTAATGGAATAACAGTTCGAATGAATGTGGTTCCGCTTATTGAAAATGAAGCGATTCGCGGTGTCCTGCTCACTGCGCAAGACGTCAGTGAGTTAACGGAAATGGAAGAAGAGTTGAATCATGCGTTCAGTTTGACGCTGCCAAACAGCAAGGTCGAACACAAGTTGAAAAATACGGTTGAGTATCAGGATGAGTTCAACCCTGTGACGAAGCAAATCAGGATCACGGGCATTATTCAAGAAGGATTGTATCGACACGTCGTAAACTCCCTCAAGATTTTAGCATCACTCTCTGCACAAGGAATTACGAAAGTGATTGGTATTAACAAGGATGAGTTGGTCCAGGCAATCATCTTCCACGACTTGGGGAAGGTGCAGCCTGACTTGCAGATTGGGGATGTGGTTAATCCGGTAGAAGTGTTCGAAGACAGCAAACTTCACGCATTTCGCGGTGCGGAGTTGGCTCAGCATTACTACCACCAATCAGAAACCATTGTGCAGATCATTCGCTATCACCATCACTACAAGGAAAATGAGCTGCCAGAGACATTTCCGTGGAAGCTCATTCCCATGCTGCGATTGTTTCAATTAATTGACGGTCTGTCTGCAGCCATGACTCGCGGCGGAGTAGAGGTGGATTTCAGGGTTGAAAATTCCACTATCTACGTAACAGAGCGTAATCGGCGGCCGCAGTACAACGGATCGTGGCGTGTAAACATCTACACTGGAGAACGACACCGCTTGGATTAAAAAGGGTTCTTCGCAGTGTTACGGCCTTTGCTAATCCAGACATATTGCATCGCATCACGCAAGTATGCCGGGGCGTACCAGCCGTGAATCCATTTCTGAACAGCGTAGTAGCGTACAGGGTAGTAGACGGGTACCCACGGTGCATCCTGCATAATCTGGTTTGTCACCTTATGAAACAACTGAATGCGCTGCTGACTGTTGGATGTATCTCTGGCCTGTTTCAACCACTTATCAACGTTAGTATTTTTGTACATAGACGAGTTGTTATCAGGTGCCTGTGTGCTTTTAAATAGCATCAGAAAGTCAGACGCATCCGGGTAGTCTTGAACCCAGTTCAGGAAGAACATTTGTGCCTTACCCTTTCTGACAACGCTGAGAAACTTGGACCAGGGCATGGCCTTTAATGTCACATCGATACCAATTGCCTTTAAATCAGATTGAATCGACTTGTCGATTTTCATCTGATGAGGACTGTTCTGGGAATACAGCGTGACATGGAGTTTCGATGCGGTAACGCCTGCCTGCTTCAGCAGTTGTTTTGCTTTCGTCGGCTCATAGTTGTATTGAATGCTTTTTGGCAGATTTGTCTCATAGCCTGGAACGTTGGGCGGCAACGGCTGATTGGCGGTCACAGCTTGTCCGTTCAGAATTTGCACAATCGCCTGCTTGTTGATGGCGTACTCCATCGCTTGTCGTACCGCTTTCTTGTTAAACGGAGCCATCTTATTGTTCAGGCCGACATAATAAACGGCATTTTGAACCACCTTCTGAACACTC
Proteins encoded in this window:
- a CDS encoding HD domain-containing protein; protein product: MDLLIPEENLLSYVLDAMAEAVVVVDPNLRINYVNNAARCIMESFARTAGSPVGTDFNAYFGLSSTNDTAGAIEDVLQTGVRKNGVLRKLPNGITVRMNVVPLIENEAIRGVLLTAQDVSELTEMEEELNHAFSLTLPNSKVEHKLKNTVEYQDEFNPVTKQIRITGIIQEGLYRHVVNSLKILASLSAQGITKVIGINKDELVQAIIFHDLGKVQPDLQIGDVVNPVEVFEDSKLHAFRGAELAQHYYHQSETIVQIIRYHHHYKENELPETFPWKLIPMLRLFQLIDGLSAAMTRGGVEVDFRVENSTIYVTERNRRPQYNGSWRVNIYTGERHRLD